In Thermus islandicus DSM 21543, the genomic stretch CCGGGGCAGGGCCGCCTTCTTTCCCCCCTCCCGGAAGGAGAGCACCGGGTACTCCTCGGTGGAGGCGAAGGCCAGGTCCGCCTGGAGGCTTCCGGCCCGGAGCTTGAGGCGCTCGGCCCGCTCCATGGTAAGGACCTCCCCGGAGGCGCTCCCCACCAGGGAGAGGAAGGGCTCCCGGGGGAGAAGGAGCGCCCCTTCCCCCTCCACCTGGGCGGGAAGGGAGACCTTCAGGTCGATCTCCCCGTTGGAGCCCTTCAGGACGAGCTCCCCGCCCTTTGCCTCCAGGTAGAAGTAGGTGAGGACGGGGTTGGAGGCGCGGGAGGGCACCGCCCGGGCTACCGCGTTCAGGGCCTTCTTGACACTCTTCAGCTCGGCTTGGATCCGCATGGCTCCTCCTCTTTGTTCGTTCCTTTTGGCGCTTTAGCGCGGCCTCGAGGGGTCCCTTCCTAGGGTACCGCCCCTCGAGGCCCCCTCAGGCGGAGCGGAGGGCCACCAGGGCGAAGAAGCCCCGGCGGTCCTCCTCCGGCGAGAAGAGGGCGAGGACCTTCCGCCCTTCGTCCAGGGCCAGGACCACCCGGTCCCCGAAGCCCTGGAGGGCTCGGCGGAGGAGGCTGGCCTCCACCGCGATCTCTCCCTCCCAGGCCCGGGGGAAGACGGCGGGGACCAGGGCCTCCCCCTCCGCTTCCCCCTGGAAGCGCACCCGAAGCCCTCCGGGGGCGGGTTGCAGGAGGAGGGTGGCCTCCTTGACGGCCCGGCCTAGGGCCTTGGCGAGGGCCTGCCGCTTGAGGATCGCCCGGTAGGGGCGGGGCGTGAGATGGCGCTCCAGCATCTCCGCCACCTCCAAGTCAGAGCGGGCCTCGGACTTCACGCTGGCGGCGAAGCGCAGGCCGTCCCACGCCCCTTCCGCCGCCAGGACCTCCCCGGAGACCCCAAGCCGCACCAGGGGCGGGGCGCCCTCGAGGAGGGAGGCGAAGAGCTTGGCCTGGTGGGTAGCGAGGCGGAAGGGCCGGGGGAAGGGGACCCTGGGAAAGCGGTAGGCCCCGAGGGTGTACCCGTCCGTGGCCGCCACCACCAGGTCGCCTCGGAAGGGGATGAAGAACACGAGTTCTCTCTCCTTGCCGTGGGGGATCACCTGGGCCAGGGCGCGGCGGAGCTCCTCCGTGAAGACCTCCCCGTACCACTCTTCCGGCATGGGGAAGGGCTTCTCGTCCACCTCACCTGAGAAGAGCCTCCCCCGGAAGGTACCGGAATGGACCTCGAGGGCCTCCTCTTCCCTCCCCTCCAGGAGGACCTGCGGGGGGAGGCGCTCTAGGAGCTCCTCCAGGGGGCGGGCCCACACCCGGACCTTCCAGGACCCCGGCCCGGGGACCCGGAGGGTGAGCCTAGCGAAGCCCGTACCCTCGATCGTGGCGCGCTCGCAGGTGAGCTCCCCGGGCACCCGCCGCACCACCACGGCCTCGTGCGCGGTGGACTTGGTTTTGGGGAACGCCCCGAGAAAGGCCCGGATGGGGGCGGTGGCCACCTTGAGGCGCGTTTGGGGGGACGCTTCGACGAGCATTTTCCCTCACCTCCACTCTCCTCCGTGGGGCCGTCAGGCCCCCAGGTCCTCGGTCTGGCGTCTTAGCTACAAGGTTTGCTTTCTCCCTAAAGCGTGTGGCTAAGACACCCCTCCCCCTCCTCGCAGGGTGCGGCCTCGAGGGCGGGGAAGGGGCGCCTGCCGGGCCTTTAGGCGCTTACTCCACCCTCTTCCCCTCCTCGTAGAGCAGCTCCGCCCGCTCCTCGAGGTAGGGGACGAAGCGCTCTACTCCCCAGACCCGGCGGTACTCCCCGTCCCCGAGCTCCACGAAGAGGCAGCCGTACCACTCCGCAGCCTCCGGCCACCCAATGTGCTCGAGGACCGACTGGATTTCCTGCGAGTCCTGAATGAGCACCACGCCCTGGGGCAAGTCCCTTACCTTGGCTACGTAGCCCATCCTCTCACCTCCACAGAAAGCCCGAGGGGCGGGTTCCCCCGCCCCCCAGCCCCTGGGACGCAAGCCCCCTGGCTCCCCGAGCCCGGTTCCCGGGAAGGCCATAAGGACCTCGAGGCCCAGCTGAAAGCGGCCAGCCGGAGGCCCGGGTCATCCCCGGAAGGGGCAAACCAAGGCGGGCCCGGTCATCCCCGAAAGGGCCTCGAGGGCCACTAGGTCGCCACAAAGCGGTGCCCGCCCCCTAGGGCGAGCACCACAGAGTTTTGCCCGAGCAAGGGGGTGAGCACTACCAGGTTTTGCCCGGGCAGAGGGGTAAGCACCACAAAGTTTTGCCCGGGCAGGGGAGCGAGCGCTACCAGGTTTTGCCCGAGCAAGGGAGTGAGCACTACATCTGCGGCGAGGAAAAGGGGGAAGGGGGGATAGTAGGGCAACAAGGTTGCGAGAAAGTGCGGGTTCATCCTAAAGGGGTGGTCCCCAGTTTTGACGTGTACTGAGCCAAGACCTACAACCCCTTCCACGATCCCGCATGTCGCGACGAAGACATCCAGCGCCTGCGCGACCTCCACGCCGAGATGGACCGCGCCATCTTGGCATGCTACGGCCGGGACGACATTGACCCTGCCCACGGCTTCTACCAGAACGAGCGCGGTCAAATACGCTATACTATTTCGCCGGACGCACACCGCGAGGTCCTGCACCGGTTGCTGGAGTTGAATGTGCTATATTTAAAGATTAAAGATAAGGAGGAGGTGTCACATGCCGAAGCGACAAGTATTTTTCAGCTTCCATTACAAGGCTGATGCCTGGAGGGCAGCGCAAGTGCGCAATATGGGGGTCGTGGAAGGCAATAAGCCAGTTTCTGACAATGACTGGGAACAAATCAAGCGCGGTGGAGACGAAGCCATTAAGCGGTGGATTGACGAGCAAATGGGGTATCGCTCCTGTGTAGTCGTTCTCATCGGTAACCAGACTGCTGGAAGGAAATGGATCAATTACGAGATCAAGAAGGGATGGGAGTATGGAAAAGGTGTGGTCGGTGTCTACATCCACAACCTGAAGGACCAGGATGGCAAACAAGCTCTGAAAGGGAAAAACCCGTTTGATGATTTTACGTTCAACAGCCGACCATTCTCGGAGGTTGTCAGGGCTTACGACCCACCTTTCACAGACAGCCGGGAGGTTTACGACTACATCAAGGAACATTTGGCGGAGTGGGTTGAGGAGGCTATTGAAATTCGCAAAAAATACCCTTGAGGAGAACTTGCTATGCAGGAAGACAAGGAGATCAAGGCGGAATCGCCGGCAGTGCAGGCACACCTGGCCATCATGCAGTCAGTAATCCAGCGCATGGCGGCTAACAGCGCTTCATCTAAGGCATGGTGTATTGGGTTGGTGTCGGCGATCCTCGTAATTGTCGCAGATAAAGGCAAGCCCAATTACGCTCTTCTTGCGCTGATACCGACGACCCTTTTTCTTGTATTAGACGCTTACTACCTCGCGCTTGAAAGAGGATTTCGTGCGGCTTATAATTCTTTCGTCAAAAAACTCCACGAGGGCAAAGTAGTAGCGGAGGATGTTTACTGGGTTACGCCAGAGGGACCTCTTTGGAAGAAATGGGTCTGTGCTCTTGGTTCATTTTCTATTTGGCCGTTCTACATTGCCCTCTTTGCAATGATATGGCTTGCGAAAGAACTAGTCATCGGTTAGCCGGCGGGGAAATTGCAGGAGATCAGCTATGAGCACGATCTTTGACTTGCACGAACGTGTGCTTTCCGACCCACATTCCGCACCCCTCCTCCCTCCGCGTTAGGATTTTGGGATGGCAGCCACACCCGACCTACAGGTGTACGACCTCGGCCACCTGGGCCTGGTGGCCAGCATCGTGGACCGTATCGGGCTGGTCCCCCTGGTGGACGAACGGGTGGGCCCCCGCCCGGGGGAAAAGG encodes the following:
- a CDS encoding DUF6839 family protein, with translation MGYVAKVRDLPQGVVLIQDSQEIQSVLEHIGWPEAAEWYGCLFVELGDGEYRRVWGVERFVPYLEERAELLYEEGKRVE
- a CDS encoding TIR domain-containing protein produces the protein MPKRQVFFSFHYKADAWRAAQVRNMGVVEGNKPVSDNDWEQIKRGGDEAIKRWIDEQMGYRSCVVVLIGNQTAGRKWINYEIKKGWEYGKGVVGVYIHNLKDQDGKQALKGKNPFDDFTFNSRPFSEVVRAYDPPFTDSREVYDYIKEHLAEWVEEAIEIRKKYP